From the Synechococcus sp. KORDI-49 genome, the window CCCCAACTGAAACGGCGGGACACCCGTGGGCTTCAGTAGGCCGCCCAGACGACGGGTTCCGCTTCGCGCCAGTAGCGGCTGAAGCGTCCGAGTCGTGGTGGCCGGGGCAGCTCCACAAAGGGATCGGGAGCCAGTTCCGCGATGGGGAGCTCGGCTTCAATCGCCTGGAGGATCCGCTGCAACCGTGGATCCACGGCGGAGCTGGTCACCACGCCGTCCGCCTCGTGTCGCCTTGCGAAGGCCAGCACCTCAGAGGCCACATCCCCCTTGCGCAGGGTGACGGGTAGCTCCAGGGCCGCCTCGTAGAGAAAACCCAGTCGCTTGCGGCTGACCCGATTGGCTTCGATCCAATGGGTGTCGAAGACGAACAGAGCCGGTGCGTCCGGCCACGCCCGCAGGGCGGGATTGGCAGGGCCCAGGGCCTCCTCGTGAATCCAGAGAATCGGTCGTTGCATCGTCATGACGTTGTTCGGGACCTAGCGCTTGGGGCGGGCCAGGGCGGCACTGGCACCGCTGCGACCCCGACCATCACGCCGGGTGGGGCCATTGCCGCCGTCCCGAATGGCTGGCATCGGGGCAAAAAGCTGGCTCTCAAGCTGGTCGTAACTGCCCTCGAATGGGCAGTTGCCGGCGCTGGGGCATGCATCGCAGTAGCGGCCATCGCTGTAGCGCTCGAGGTTTCCGCGGTTGAAGAAGTAGGGCTTGTGGCTGAAGCTGCTGGCGACCCATTGCCAACTGAGGTGGTTGCTGGCGGGATCGCCATCCAGCAGGTGCTCGAGGAACCAGTCGGCACCGGCCTTCCAATGCACCCGACGCCAGTGCACCAGCCAGGCGGCCATCCACATCCGCGCGTGGTTGTGCAGCCATCCTGTGGTCACGAGCTCCTCGCGGAAGCCATCCATGCAGGCCAGTCCGGTGCGGCCTTCGCGCACGTCTTCGGGAAGCTCCCGGGAGTAGCTGGCGGCGTCATGGCCTGTCTTGAACGCTTCCAGGTCGTCATGGATGCCGTCGCCCAGATCGAGCCACATCCGCTGCCAGAAGTCGCGCCAGCCCAGCTCGTTGATCAGCTTGCCGCCGTCGTCCCGTTTCCGGATGCGATGGAAGACCGCCTGCTTCACCTCCGCCAGCGTCAGCACGCCATGGCGGATGTATGGGGAGAGGCCGGTGACGGCGCCGTTCAGATGGTTGCGGCTTTTGGCGTAGCGGGACGGCTGCACCCGCGCCAATCTGGCTTCTGCGGCCTGACGGCCACCAGGAATCGGGCTGAGCGGTCCCTCTGCGCTGGGGAATTCCTCGATCAGCAGCGCCTCAAGCGCGTCTCGTGAGGCGAACTGACGGGGCAGATCGCCAGGGCTGGGAGGTGACGGGGTGCTGGGCACCGGCCTTCTGAAGCGAGCGAGCCGAGATCCTGGCGGGGGATGGGGGAGAATCGCGCGATCTGAACCCGTTCCGGTCCGTCCCGATGCTGCTTGATCTCACCGGCAAGAAGATCCTTGTCACCGGCATCGCCAACAACCGCTCCATCGCGTGGGGCATCGCTCAGCAACTCAAGGCTGCCGGCGCTGAGCTGGGCATCACCTATTTGCCGGATGAGAAGGGCCGCTTTGAAGCCAAGGTGCGAGAGCTCACAGCGCCGCTGGAGCCCAGCCTGTTTCTGCCACTCAATGTGCAGGACGCCGAGCAGATGGCCGGTGTCTTCGCGGAGATCAAGGACAAATGGGGCGTGCTGGATGGTCTGGTGCACTGTCTTGCCTTCGCCGGCAAGGAGGAACTGATCGGCGATTACAGCGCCACCACCGCCGAAGGCTTTGCCCGCTCGCTCGACATCAGTGCCTACTCCCTGGCGCCACTCTGTGCCCACGCCAAGCCGCTGTTCAGCGAGAAAGCCGGGGTGATCACGCTCTCCTACCTGGGGGCTGAGCGCGCCATCCCCAACTACAACGTGATGGGTGTGGCGAAGGCTGCCCTCGAGGCATCAGTGCGATATCTGGCAGCGGAGCTGGGTCCGGAGAAGCAGGTGCGCGTGAACGCCATCAGTGCCGGCCCGATCCGCACGCTGGCCAGCTCCGCCATCGGCGGCATCCTCGAGATGATTCACAACGTGGAGGAGAAGGCGCCCCTGCGCCGCACGGTCACCCAGATGGAGGTGGGCGGCACCGCTGCTTTCCTGCTCAGTGATCTGGCCAGTGGCATCTCGGGTCAGACCATCTACGTCGATGCGGGCTATTGCGTCACCGGTATGTAAGGCAGCATGAGGGCAGCTGAGCAGCGGTGATGGCACGGCAGGGAGAGATCCATCGGGTCACCGGCGAGACCGATGTGAAGGTGCGGCTGGATCTGGATGGCACCGGTCAGTGCCAGGCCAGCACCGGAGTTCCTTTTCTCGACCACATGCTCCATCAGATCAGCAGCCACGGACTGATCAATCTGGAGATCAAGGCGGTGGGGGACACCCACATCGATGATCACCACACCAATGAGGATGTGGGCATCGCTGTGGGCCAGGCCCTGGCTCAGGCCCTGGGTGACCGTCGCGGCATTCACCGCTTCGGTCACTTCGTGGCGCCCTTGGATGAAGCCCTGGTGCAGGTGGTTCTCGACTGCTCAGGCCGCCCTCATCTGAGCTACAGCCTCAGCATCCCCACCCAGAAAATCGGCACGTACGACACCGAGCTGGTGAAGGAATTCTTCGTCGCCGTGGTGAACAACAGTGGCCTCACCCTGCACATCCGCCAGTTGGACGGCGTGAATTCCCACCACATCGTGGAAGCCTGTTTCAAGGCCTTCGCCCGGGCGTTGCGCATGGCCACGGAAATCGACCCACGTCGGGCCGGTGCCATTCCCAGCAGCAAGGGCGTGCTGGAGCAGGCGGGAGCCAACTGATCACCGAAGCCGCGCTTCACAGTCCGTTACGAGAGGATGGGGTGGTATCGATCGCCTGCCCGTGACCGTCGCTCCTGCCCGCCCCTACAACCGCAGCGACTGGGCCAGTGCCTTCGTCAATGTGGAACAGGAGCTCACCGATGTGGCGCTGTCACCCGTTCGTGGAACGGTGCCGGTGGAACTCCGCGGGACGTTTTACCGCAATGGTCCCGGTCGCCTCGAGCGTGACGGACATCGCGTTCATCACCCCTTCGATGGCGACGGCATGATCGCCGCCATGCGTTTCGACAACGGACGCGTGCAGCTGACCAACCGCTTCGTGCGCACGGAGGGCTGGCTGGCGGAGGAGAAGGCGGACAAGGTGCTGTATCGCGGTGTGTTCGGCAGCCAGAAGCCCGGCGGGCGGCTGGCCAACGCCTTCGACCTGCGGTTGAAGAACATCGCCAACACCAATGTGGTGCGCCTGGGTGATCAGCTGCTGGCCCTCTGGGAGGCCGCTGAACCCCATGCCCTTGATCCTGAGAGCCTGGAGACCCGCGGACTCTCGCGTCTGGATGGTGTGCTCAAGAAGGGTGAAGCCTTCAGTGCCCATCCTCGGTTTGATCCAGGTCACCACGGCCGCCCCTGCATGGTCACCTTCGGGGTCAAAACAGGGCCCCGCAGCACCATCCGGCTGATGGAGTTCGCCACCGAAGGTCCGGACGCCGGTGCGCTGCTTCACGACCGCTCCGACAGCTTTCCAGGCTTCGCTTTTCTGCATGATTTCGCCATCACCGCCAACTGGGCGGTGTTCCTGCAGAACGCCATCGCTTTCAACCCCCTGCCCTTCGTCACCGGTGAGAAAGGAGCAGCCCAGTGTTTGCAGTCCAAGCCGGGCGGCAAGGGGCGCTTCTGGCTGATCCCGCGGGATTCCGGTCGTTTCGCCGGCCAGAAGCCCCGCATCCTCGAGGCCCCCGATGGATTTGTCTTCCACCACCTCAACGCCTTTGAGGACGGCGATCACGTGGTCGTGGAGAGCATCGTGTACGACGACTTCCCCACGATCGGTCCTGATGAGGATTTCGCTGAGGTGGATTTCGACACGGTGCCTGAAGGGATCCTGCACCGCTGCCGCCTTGATTTGAGCCGTGAAACCGTGCAGACCGAGCGGATCTCAGAGCGCACCTGCGAGTTCGCCATGGTGAATCCAGACCGTCAGGGGCTGAGTGCCCAGTACGCCTGGATGGCGGTGGCGGAGCGGGAAACCGGCAACGATCCGCTTCAGGCGATTCAGAAGCTTGATTTGAAGTCCGGCACCACCCACACGTGGAGTGCTGCACCCCGCGGATTTGTGAGTGAGCCGCTGATGGTGCGCCGCCCCGGTGCTGAGGCGGAGGATGACGGCTGGGTGCTGGACCTGGTCTGGAACGGAGCCCGCCAGGCATCGGATCTGGTGATCCTTGATGCGCGCGATCTGTCTGAGGTGGCGTTGCT encodes:
- a CDS encoding DNA polymerase — encoded protein: MTMQRPILWIHEEALGPANPALRAWPDAPALFVFDTHWIEANRVSRKRLGFLYEAALELPVTLRKGDVASEVLAFARRHEADGVVTSSAVDPRLQRILQAIEAELPIAELAPDPFVELPRPPRLGRFSRYWREAEPVVWAAY
- a CDS encoding FAD-binding domain-containing protein → MPSTPSPPSPGDLPRQFASRDALEALLIEEFPSAEGPLSPIPGGRQAAEARLARVQPSRYAKSRNHLNGAVTGLSPYIRHGVLTLAEVKQAVFHRIRKRDDGGKLINELGWRDFWQRMWLDLGDGIHDDLEAFKTGHDAASYSRELPEDVREGRTGLACMDGFREELVTTGWLHNHARMWMAAWLVHWRRVHWKAGADWFLEHLLDGDPASNHLSWQWVASSFSHKPYFFNRGNLERYSDGRYCDACPSAGNCPFEGSYDQLESQLFAPMPAIRDGGNGPTRRDGRGRSGASAALARPKR
- the fabI gene encoding enoyl-ACP reductase FabI, whose translation is MLLDLTGKKILVTGIANNRSIAWGIAQQLKAAGAELGITYLPDEKGRFEAKVRELTAPLEPSLFLPLNVQDAEQMAGVFAEIKDKWGVLDGLVHCLAFAGKEELIGDYSATTAEGFARSLDISAYSLAPLCAHAKPLFSEKAGVITLSYLGAERAIPNYNVMGVAKAALEASVRYLAAELGPEKQVRVNAISAGPIRTLASSAIGGILEMIHNVEEKAPLRRTVTQMEVGGTAAFLLSDLASGISGQTIYVDAGYCVTGM
- the hisB gene encoding imidazoleglycerol-phosphate dehydratase HisB, which gives rise to MARQGEIHRVTGETDVKVRLDLDGTGQCQASTGVPFLDHMLHQISSHGLINLEIKAVGDTHIDDHHTNEDVGIAVGQALAQALGDRRGIHRFGHFVAPLDEALVQVVLDCSGRPHLSYSLSIPTQKIGTYDTELVKEFFVAVVNNSGLTLHIRQLDGVNSHHIVEACFKAFARALRMATEIDPRRAGAIPSSKGVLEQAGAN
- a CDS encoding carotenoid oxygenase family protein, whose product is MTVAPARPYNRSDWASAFVNVEQELTDVALSPVRGTVPVELRGTFYRNGPGRLERDGHRVHHPFDGDGMIAAMRFDNGRVQLTNRFVRTEGWLAEEKADKVLYRGVFGSQKPGGRLANAFDLRLKNIANTNVVRLGDQLLALWEAAEPHALDPESLETRGLSRLDGVLKKGEAFSAHPRFDPGHHGRPCMVTFGVKTGPRSTIRLMEFATEGPDAGALLHDRSDSFPGFAFLHDFAITANWAVFLQNAIAFNPLPFVTGEKGAAQCLQSKPGGKGRFWLIPRDSGRFAGQKPRILEAPDGFVFHHLNAFEDGDHVVVESIVYDDFPTIGPDEDFAEVDFDTVPEGILHRCRLDLSRETVQTERISERTCEFAMVNPDRQGLSAQYAWMAVAERETGNDPLQAIQKLDLKSGTTHTWSAAPRGFVSEPLMVRRPGAEAEDDGWVLDLVWNGARQASDLVILDARDLSEVALLELPLPVPHGLHGSWAPTH